The genomic DNA TACATGAGTGGAAAGGGGTGTATATGTATATGTCGACGGCCTATAGGGccgacagatgcgtgtatgaacaataaaTAAATGTATATGTCGATACAATGTCAATAGAATGCGTGTATAGCCGTACTTGGCATCGTAACGGGAGCTGCCACGCTAGCTGTTTTCAGCACTGACATCTTTCATCTCCGCCGCTCCCATTGTTTAATATCCCCTTTAACCCTCGTCCGAAAAGGTATATCTACTGTTGCAGTCCTGAGGGTAGACTGCCATGTCCTCCAACAACTCACCCGTCGTCCCCATACAAGGCGGCATCCTCGAAGGAGGAAATCCCTCGTACTACGATAAAAAGAATCCCAttgtcatcttcatcatccagGTGAGTCCGGACTAACTAGGGACATGGTAGCTCCCCCGCCAACCTCGCTAGGCGTCTATAATTATCATCTTCTGTCGACTACTACACTGGCCCCTCTCCAAGATTCGTCAGCCGCGAGTCATCGCCGAAGTCATTGCCGGCGTGCTGCTGGGCCCCTCTGTCTTCGGTCGCATCCCCGGTTTTACAGATGCTATCTTTCCAGAAGTCTCGATtcccaacctcaacctcgTCGCGAATCTGGGCTTgatcctctttctcttcctcgtcggccTCGAGACCGACCTGCGCTTCCTCATCAGTAATTGGCGTGTGGCGGCCAGCGTCTCGGCGGCCGGCATGATCTTACCCTTTGGCCTTGGAAGCGCCGTCTCGTATGGCCTGTATAGCTCCTTTCGCGACGAACCTGACACCGTCCAAATCAACTTTGGTACCTATCTGCTGTTCATTGGTATCGCCATGGCCATTACGGTAGTACACCCCCACTGCTCCCAACTTCCTAATCATGGGCGCTGACTTGTTCAGGCATTTCCGGTGCTCTGTCGTATTCTGACTGAGCTAAAACTCCTAGGAACCAATGTTGGTGTGATCGTGCTTTCTGCAGGCGTAGGAAATGATGTCGTCGGCTGGATCCTGCTGGCCCTTTGCGTCGCTCTGGTCAATGCTGGAACCGGGCTGACAGCTCTTTGGGTGCTGCTCGTCTGTGTTGGTTAtgtcttgtttctgttgctgATTTTCCGTCCTCTGTTCCTGCGTTTCCTGAAAAGGACGGGGAGCTTGGCCAAGGGTCCCAGCCAGTCAGTTGTAGCGCTCACGTTACTCATTGCGCTCGCCTCGTCCTTTTTCACTCAAGTGATCGGCGTGCATGCTATTTTTGGCGGGTTCTTGATTGGTCTTCTTTGCCCGCACGAGGGCGGCTTTGCCATCAAGCTGACCGAGAAGATCGAAGACCTGGTGGCTGCCTTGTTCCTGCCATTGTATTTCACGCTTTCCGGTCTGCAGACCAATCTGGGATTGCTCGACAACGGGACCGTCTGGGGATATGTCGTTGGGATCATTGCGATTGCGTTTATTGCCAAAGTGGCGGGAGGTGCTTTGGCGTCCAGACTGTGTGGACTCCTCTGGCGCGAGAGCTTCTCCATTGGAGTTCTCATGAGTTGTAAAGGATTGGTCGAGCTGATTGTCCTGGTATGACCCCCCAACTGCTCCGGGCTTAATTCCGGCTAACGATCGTCCAGAACATTGGATTACAAGCACACATTCTCAGTACCCGCACGTTCACCATGTTCGTTGTCATGGCCCTTGTGACCACCTTCGCGACCACCCCACTGACTACACTGCTGTATCCCAAGTGGTACCAGATCAAGGTTGAGCGCTGGCGCCGTGGAGAGATTGACTGGAACGGCAACTCAGCCCAGGATGCCAGTCGCCATGACAGCGTCGCAGCCGCAAAAGATCAGCTGAAGACCAACGCCGTGCGCAAGCTGCTTGTTTATCTGCGACTGGACGGACTGTCCAGCATCTGCACATTGGCAGCTTTACTCAGCCCTAACGACCAGCCTCCTGCGCCAAAGGTGCACCccgaaaagaagaagcaggcgACATCACCGGAGCCCGCAGCTGACGAATCTGCCGcgacagaggaagaagaggaggaagaagcgcCCAAGCTTCAAGTGCACGGTGTGCGATTGATGGAACTGACCGACCGAGACTCCAGTGTCATGAAGGTGTCCAAGATCGACGAATACACCCTCTGGGACCCCGTCATCAACACCTTCCGTGCCTTCGGACAGTGGCACAACCTCTCCATCATGGCAGGAGTGTCAGTCGTGCCGGAGCACTCATACGCCGACACGGTCGTGGGCATGGCACACCAGGAATCAACCGACCTGCTCCTCCTCCCGTGGAGCGAGACAGGAACAATGACCGAACACCAGAGCGGGCTTGGAATGGGAATCGACGAAGCCAACCGGTTCACCAACGCGCCCTTCGCAGACTTCGTCTCCACCGTCCTGCGTCAGACAACGTGTAACGTGGGCGTCCTCATCGAGCGCACCATGACCCGGAAGCAACCCCCAGCTCTCCTGGGCAAGCCATCTCTTAGCGGGATGAGCGTCCAGAGCTCCGTGTGGGACACCAGCGTGCTCCCACCACCAGCCACGCGGTCGCACCACATAGTGCTGCCCTTCCTAGGCGGCGAGGATGACCGCTACGCGCTGCGCTTCGTCCTGCAACTCGCCAGGAACGACCAGGTGACCGCCACGATCGTCCACCTCGCCGTGCCATCCTCGGTGGCGGACGATCCCGCCGGCCCCGGCTCATACTCTACTGTGCAAAAAGCCTTGCCCAGCGAAGCCGAGT from Aspergillus chevalieri M1 DNA, chromosome 1, nearly complete sequence includes the following:
- the KHA1 gene encoding Kha1p (COG:P;~EggNog:ENOG410PI23;~InterPro:IPR006153,IPR038770;~PFAM:PF00999;~TransMembrane:14 (o30-47i59-77o89-110i122-144o164-184i196-220o226-246i267-286o292-311i318-339o345-367i379-404o410-432i479-498o);~go_component: GO:0016021 - integral component of membrane [Evidence IEA];~go_function: GO:0015299 - solute:proton antiporter activity [Evidence IEA];~go_process: GO:0006812 - cation transport [Evidence IEA];~go_process: GO:0055085 - transmembrane transport [Evidence IEA]), producing the protein MSSNNSPVVPIQGGILEGGNPSYYDKKNPIVIFIIQASIIIIFCRLLHWPLSKIRQPRVIAEVIAGVLLGPSVFGRIPGFTDAIFPEVSIPNLNLVANLGLILFLFLVGLETDLRFLISNWRVAASVSAAGMILPFGLGSAVSYGLYSSFRDEPDTVQINFGTYLLFIGIAMAITAFPVLCRILTELKLLGTNVGVIVLSAGVGNDVVGWILLALCVALVNAGTGLTALWVLLVCVGYVLFLLLIFRPLFLRFLKRTGSLAKGPSQSVVALTLLIALASSFFTQVIGVHAIFGGFLIGLLCPHEGGFAIKLTEKIEDLVAALFLPLYFTLSGLQTNLGLLDNGTVWGYVVGIIAIAFIAKVAGGALASRLCGLLWRESFSIGVLMSCKGLVELIVLNIGLQAHILSTRTFTMFVVMALVTTFATTPLTTLLYPKWYQIKVERWRRGEIDWNGNSAQDASRHDSVAAAKDQLKTNAVRKLLVYLRLDGLSSICTLAALLSPNDQPPAPKVHPEKKKQATSPEPAADESAATEEEEEEEAPKLQVHGVRLMELTDRDSSVMKVSKIDEYTLWDPVINTFRAFGQWHNLSIMAGVSVVPEHSYADTVVGMAHQESTDLLLLPWSETGTMTEHQSGLGMGIDEANRFTNAPFADFVSTVLRQTTCNVGVLIERTMTRKQPPALLGKPSLSGMSVQSSVWDTSVLPPPATRSHHIVLPFLGGEDDRYALRFVLQLARNDQVTATIVHLAVPSSVADDPAGPGSYSTVQKALPSEAESDTTFFNIMRDSLPEALASRVVFKRVSAKNPNPDTDPATLAVHTVQNEMSQSPHKAGNMVIVGRRNSRVAETPSQEEIEGCEHNGVSVALGAVGQVMVRTEARFVGNVLVLQAGRPA